In a single window of the Spirochaetota bacterium genome:
- a CDS encoding SUMF1/EgtB/PvdO family nonheme iron enzyme — protein sequence MGIFKGATALALAESGKHQSVVDAVRKRLGGKGEAAQVQVFTGEKFTNSIGMVFKKILAGSFVMGGQGREDWIPSHKVTLSAFYMATTEVTFSHWKKVYQWAINHGYKIQNSGNNLRYAYGKNLFCPIDKVSWYDCVKWCNAASEMEGRTPCYTADGVPIRARDRIDVLCTWDANGYRLPSEAEWEYAAWGDETNTSYWEKIVSGDHEYCWYGANSGILMHPAGLKKANSWGLYDMSGNVNEWCWDLFMAYLKTSLTNPYGSTNGMYRIFRGGSFIHGGIYLSPIARQYTNPECDLDDVGFRVAVSAK from the coding sequence GTGGGAATTTTCAAGGGGGCGACGGCGCTTGCATTGGCGGAGAGCGGGAAGCATCAGAGTGTTGTTGATGCAGTTCGGAAGCGGCTTGGGGGCAAGGGTGAGGCTGCTCAGGTACAGGTTTTTACAGGGGAGAAGTTTACGAACAGTATAGGGATGGTGTTTAAAAAAATCCTTGCAGGCTCCTTTGTAATGGGTGGACAAGGGAGAGAGGACTGGATTCCTTCCCATAAAGTGACGTTATCAGCATTTTATATGGCTACGACAGAAGTAACGTTTTCTCATTGGAAGAAAGTATATCAATGGGCGATTAATCATGGGTACAAGATTCAAAATAGTGGTAATAATCTGAGATATGCATATGGAAAAAATTTATTTTGCCCGATAGATAAGGTGTCTTGGTATGACTGTGTAAAATGGTGTAATGCTGCCAGCGAAATGGAGGGAAGAACTCCATGTTATACCGCTGATGGTGTACCTATTCGGGCAAGAGATAGAATAGATGTGTTGTGCACTTGGGACGCGAACGGGTATCGCCTACCAAGTGAAGCTGAATGGGAATATGCTGCTTGGGGTGACGAAACAAATACAAGCTATTGGGAGAAAATTGTCAGCGGAGATCATGAATATTGCTGGTACGGAGCAAATAGTGGGATATTGATGCATCCCGCTGGATTAAAAAAGGCAAACAGTTGGGGGCTTTATGATATGAGTGGAAATGTGAATGAATGGTGTTGGGATTTATTCATGGCGTATTTAAAAACATCTTTGACAAATCCGTATGGGTCGACAAATGGCATGTATCGCATCTTTCGCGGCGGTTCATTCATACATGGTGGGATATACCTTAGCCCTATTGCTCGACAATATACTAACCCGGAATGCGATTTAGATGATGTCGGTTTCCGTGTCGCGGTTTCAGCAAAATGA
- a CDS encoding GIY-YIG nuclease family protein: MPFMYILKCCDGTYYTGSTVNIEKRLYEHQNGNGANYTKKRLPVKLVYFEEYARIDEAFYREKQVQGWGHVKKKALIEARYNDLHAQSECKNDSNSLNVQHTES; encoded by the coding sequence ATGCCATTCATGTATATCCTGAAGTGCTGTGATGGAACGTATTACACCGGCAGCACGGTAAATATTGAAAAGCGTCTCTATGAACATCAAAATGGGAATGGAGCAAATTATACGAAGAAACGTTTGCCGGTTAAGCTGGTGTATTTCGAGGAATATGCAAGGATTGATGAAGCGTTCTATCGCGAGAAGCAAGTGCAGGGCTGGGGTCATGTGAAAAAGAAGGCGCTGATCGAAGCGCGATACAATGATTTGCATGCTCAGTCTGAATGTAAGAATGACAGTAATTCGCTCAATGTTCAACACACGGAGTCTTGA